The Gopherus flavomarginatus isolate rGopFla2 chromosome 25, rGopFla2.mat.asm, whole genome shotgun sequence genome has a segment encoding these proteins:
- the ASB16 gene encoding ankyrin repeat and SOCS box protein 16, with protein sequence MSRETFAFTSSTLRALRLQRERLEWEDRRRALSRQCLTRRFPPATSSSLLPKPARRPRYCRDPAVHNILYTGDLQTIKNIFKDEAVANVIVETVSEELMWSAELGLWVLSPLKKHTSPLRIAAARGYRDCVKHLILQGAEVDAVVGGKAALHDSCIHQRAECAQLLLNYGANANVLSEEGLAPLHLCTSPETLWCAELLLEHGALVNLSTRDRRTTPLHVAAEHGLEAHLQLYLCYGAALAHRNREGETALNAACASADKPAEAERYYRVAKRLLECGADARTAGRKNHTPLHNACGNCHPRLVALLLQHGAAVNVSNCAGYTPMDCALQAVEEYLDGQPESIIATLLDHGAAAINPKMLKFCSLAPRALEVVLNSYDRIPSCDSWVEVVPPEMWQEHKTFYDSALQMTNQPRQLQHLARCAVRKHLGARCHSAIPKLNLPPALRAYLQLPLEGYIR encoded by the exons ATGTCTAGGGAGACCTTCGCGTTCACTTCCTCCACCCTGCGTGCGCTGCGCCTGCAGAGAGAGCGGCTGGAGTGGGAGGATCGTCGGAGGGCTCTCTCGAGGCAATGCCTGACCAGGAGGTTCCCACCggccaccagcagctccctgctccccaagccCGCCCGGCGTCCCCGGTACTGCCGGGATCCTGCTGTCCACAACATCCTTTACACCGGGGACCTGCAGACCATCAAGAACATCTTCAAAGACGAGGCTGTCGCGAACGTGATCGTGGAGACGGTCAGCGAGGAGCTGATGTGGTCAGCAGAGCTGG GTCTGTGGGTCCTGAGCCCTCTGAAGAAGCACACGTCCCCCTTGCGGATCGCGGCGGCCCGAGGCTATCGGGACTGCGTGAAGCACCTGATTCTGCAGGGGGCAGAGGTCGACGCCGTGGTGGGCGGGAAGGCCGCCCTCCATGACAGCTGCATCCACCAGCGTGCCGAGTGCGCCCAGCTGCTCCTGAACTATGGTGCCAACGCCAACGTGTTGTCAGAGGAGGGGCTGGCCCCACTGCATCTCTGCACCTCCCCGGAGACCTTGTG GTGCGccgagctgctgctggagcacgGGGCCCTGGTGAACCTGAGCACCAGGGACAGGCGGACGACCCCGCTGCACGTGGCCGCCGAGCACGGCCTGGAGGCCCACCTGCAGCTCTACCTGTGCTACGGGGCTGCCCTCGCCCACCGGAACCGGGAAGGGGAGACGGCCCTCAACGCCGCCTGTGCCAGTGCCGACAAGCCGGCCGAGGCCGAGCGCTACTACAGGGTGGCCAAGCGACTGCTGGAGTGCGGGGCCGACGCCAGGACGGCCGGCAGGAAGAACCACACCCCGCTCCACAATGCCTGCGGCAACTGCCACCCCCGCCTGGTGGCACTGCTGCTCCAGCACGGGGCTGCTGTGAACGTCAGCAACTGCGCCGGCTACACGCCCATGGACTGCGCCCTGCAGGCAGTGGAGGAGTACCTAGACGGGCAGCCTGAGAGCATCATCGCCACCTTACTGGACCACGGGGCGGCGGCCATCAACCCCAAG ATGCTGAAGTTCTGCTCCTTGGCCCCCCGTGCCCTGGAAGTCGTGCTGAACTCCTACGACCGGATCCCATCCTGTgattcctgggtggaagtggtgCCTCCGGAGATGTGGCAG GAGCACAAGACGTTTTACGACTCTGCTCTCCAGATGACGAACCAGCCCCGTCAGCTGCAGCACCTGGCGCGCTGCGCCGTGCGAAAGCACCTGGGAGCGCGGTGCCATTCCGCCATCCCCAAACTCAACCTGCCTCCGGCTCTGCGGGCTTATCTGCAGCTCCCTCTTGAGGGTTACATCCGGTGA